One Solanum lycopersicum chromosome 2, SLM_r2.1 genomic region harbors:
- the LOC138341655 gene encoding uncharacterized protein produces the protein MRRELEFEEGDKVYLKISPMKGVMRFGKKGKLSPRYMGPYEISQRVGKVAYELRLPSEVSSVHLVLHVSMPKKCVGDPDYILPIEGLGVYENLSYKEVPIQILNRRVKKLRNKDVASIKVLWRIHLVEGATWEAEADMKSRYPHLFKNSNNELM, from the coding sequence ATGAGAAGAGagctagagtttgaagaaggtgataaagtgtatttgaaaatttcacccatgaaaggggtgatgaggtttggcaagaaaggaaagttgagtcctcgttatatgggtccctatgaaatttcTCAAAGAGTGGGCAAGGTGGCTTACGAGTTGAGATTACCTAGTGAGGTATCTTCGGTTCACCTGGTTTTGCATGTATCCATGCCTAAGAAGTGCGTTGGTGATCCTGATtacattcttcctattgaaggtCTTGGAGTGTATGAGAACCTCTCCTATAAAGAGGTTCCGATTCAAATCCTTAATCGACGAGTGAAGAAGTTAAGGAACAAAGACGTAGCCTCCATAAAGGTTCTATGGAGAATCCATCTAGTTGAAGGGGCGACATGGGaagccgaggccgacatgaagtcccgttatcctcatctctttaaaaattcaaataatgagTTAATGTGA